One Halosegnis longus DNA window includes the following coding sequences:
- a CDS encoding TIGR04024 family LLM class F420-dependent oxidoreductase: protein MSYELVLSTGDHDSLDSLAARAQHAERLGFERVSAGETTGWDMVSAFTVVGERTEDIGVSTDVLSPYGRAPTVLAQTALTMHDATDGRFRLGLGTSSPAIAEGWHGGKFDRPLRRLRECIDIIREVYEGGSVEYDGECYDVGGLRYSRPVPEDPPAIDVAALGPKATELVGRFADGWVPQLFTADGLRDRLGDLERGADLGGRTVDDVRVTPLVRTVASEDREQARASARSAVAFLIGAYGPFYGDSVAKQGYPDVVAEIREAWESDRDTDAMAAALPDELLDSLAAAGTPREVRERLSTFRDIDGVDAVRVGFASGLDDDAKEATMAAVEPLL, encoded by the coding sequence ATGAGCTACGAACTCGTCTTGTCGACCGGTGACCACGACTCGCTGGACTCGCTTGCTGCCCGTGCCCAACACGCCGAACGGCTTGGATTCGAGCGCGTTTCGGCCGGTGAAACCACCGGCTGGGACATGGTGTCGGCGTTCACCGTCGTCGGCGAGCGAACCGAGGACATCGGCGTGTCGACGGACGTGCTCTCGCCGTACGGGCGCGCCCCGACCGTGCTCGCTCAGACCGCGTTGACGATGCACGACGCGACGGACGGGCGCTTCCGACTCGGGCTGGGCACGTCCTCGCCGGCCATCGCGGAGGGGTGGCACGGGGGGAAGTTCGACCGCCCGCTCCGGCGACTGCGGGAGTGTATCGACATCATCCGGGAGGTGTACGAGGGCGGTAGCGTCGAGTACGACGGGGAGTGTTACGACGTCGGCGGGCTGCGGTACAGCCGTCCCGTGCCGGAAGACCCGCCGGCAATCGACGTGGCCGCGCTCGGCCCGAAGGCGACCGAACTCGTCGGGCGCTTCGCCGACGGCTGGGTGCCACAGCTGTTCACGGCCGACGGGCTTCGAGACCGGCTGGGCGACCTCGAACGCGGGGCCGACCTCGGCGGGCGCACCGTCGATGACGTGCGGGTGACGCCGCTGGTGCGAACGGTCGCGAGCGAGGACCGCGAGCAGGCGCGCGCGAGTGCCCGGTCGGCGGTCGCGTTCCTCATCGGCGCGTACGGTCCCTTCTACGGCGACTCGGTCGCGAAACAGGGGTATCCGGACGTCGTCGCCGAGATTCGCGAGGCGTGGGAGTCGGACCGCGACACGGACGCGATGGCCGCGGCGCTCCCCGACGAACTGCTCGATTCGCTTGCGGCCGCCGGCACCCCGCGGGAGGTGCGCGAGCGGCTCTCGACGTTCCGCGATATCGACGGCGTCGACGCCGTCAGGGTCGGCTTCGCGAGCGGGCTTGACGACGACGCGAAGGAGGCGACGATGGCGGCCGTCGAGCCGCTGTTGTGA
- a CDS encoding ATP-binding protein has protein sequence MNAKGESAGPTVLVVADTASRVAAELSRRAPALSAIPLDASPDATDVLDRLSDVDCLVVDPAATDFDTVEVVREYDSLLPVLLFTARDPATFAEAAIRADVTDYVSATAEDAYDRLLDRIERRVTRYDRETVDRVSTRMQPLAAFTSDLHACTDELEAIEMAADAATQILAFDRCSFGIERDGMLRVVEERGDEHGEADVLPSDEGIAGLSYQSGEALLIDDVAAYPHVESDNEVALLSVPIGEHGIFQAVGDGVGVFTTEDYEAAVLLCDHLAETLSRIEREDEIAEQERFFREVLNSIPDPVYILDASFRFDTVNDALVEAVPYDRDQLEAMSATGIPNETIEADFTTQLQEILDSGGSFRGEIEVNNDGECTPYQLNTRRIVHDGEPMLLGVARDISERKAREEELRRQNERLDEFASVVSHDLRTPLNVASGRIELARETEDLSHLGAAEDALDRMTTLIQDALTLARDGRTVESPSPVELTPLVETAWHGVLAGDATLSLPDESLTVLADKPRLQRCLENVLRNAVDHADDPHIDVRATVTGDTATLSICDDGPGIPADEREDVLQSGYTTSSEGSGLGLGIVARIAEAHGWGVSLSESEAGGLCVELSGMALAD, from the coding sequence ATGAACGCGAAGGGGGAATCGGCGGGACCGACAGTTCTCGTGGTCGCCGACACTGCTTCGCGCGTGGCGGCGGAACTCTCCCGGCGGGCCCCCGCGCTGTCGGCTATCCCGCTCGACGCTTCACCCGACGCCACCGACGTTCTCGACCGGCTTTCCGACGTTGACTGTCTCGTCGTCGACCCGGCGGCGACCGACTTCGACACCGTCGAGGTGGTCCGCGAGTACGACTCGCTGTTACCCGTCCTGTTGTTCACCGCCCGCGACCCCGCGACGTTCGCCGAGGCGGCCATCCGCGCCGACGTGACCGACTACGTCTCGGCGACGGCCGAGGACGCCTACGACCGACTGCTCGACCGCATCGAGCGTCGCGTGACCCGGTACGACCGCGAGACCGTCGACCGCGTGTCGACCCGGATGCAACCGCTCGCCGCCTTCACCAGCGACCTCCACGCCTGTACCGACGAACTGGAGGCCATCGAGATGGCGGCAGACGCCGCGACGCAGATTCTGGCGTTCGACCGGTGTTCCTTCGGTATCGAGCGCGACGGGATGCTCCGGGTCGTCGAGGAGCGCGGCGACGAACACGGCGAGGCCGACGTGCTTCCCAGCGACGAGGGTATCGCCGGGCTCTCGTACCAGTCGGGCGAGGCGCTGCTCATCGACGACGTGGCCGCGTACCCGCACGTCGAGAGCGACAACGAGGTCGCACTCCTCAGCGTCCCCATCGGCGAACACGGCATCTTCCAAGCGGTCGGTGACGGCGTCGGCGTCTTCACGACCGAGGACTACGAGGCGGCCGTTCTGCTGTGTGACCACCTCGCCGAGACGCTCTCGCGTATCGAACGCGAGGACGAAATCGCCGAACAGGAGCGGTTTTTCCGGGAGGTGCTCAACTCCATCCCCGACCCGGTGTACATCCTCGATGCGTCGTTCCGGTTCGATACGGTCAACGACGCGCTCGTCGAGGCGGTCCCGTACGACCGCGACCAGCTCGAAGCGATGTCCGCCACCGGGATACCCAACGAGACCATCGAGGCCGACTTCACGACCCAACTGCAGGAGATCCTCGACTCGGGCGGCTCCTTCCGCGGGGAAATCGAGGTGAACAACGACGGGGAGTGTACTCCCTACCAGCTGAACACGCGCCGTATCGTCCACGACGGTGAGCCGATGCTGCTTGGCGTGGCCCGCGACATCTCCGAGCGGAAGGCCCGCGAGGAGGAGCTTCGCCGGCAAAACGAGCGACTCGACGAGTTCGCGTCGGTCGTGAGCCACGACCTCCGGACGCCGCTCAACGTCGCCAGCGGTCGCATCGAACTCGCCCGCGAGACGGAGGACCTCTCGCATCTCGGGGCCGCCGAGGACGCGCTCGACCGGATGACGACGCTCATCCAGGACGCCCTGACGCTCGCGCGCGACGGCCGCACCGTCGAGTCGCCGTCGCCCGTCGAGCTGACGCCGCTGGTCGAGACCGCGTGGCACGGCGTGCTCGCCGGCGACGCCACGCTGTCGCTCCCCGACGAGTCGCTGACGGTGTTGGCCGACAAGCCGCGGCTCCAGCGGTGTCTCGAGAACGTGCTCCGCAACGCCGTCGACCACGCCGACGACCCCCACATCGACGTGCGCGCGACCGTCACCGGCGACACCGCGACGCTGTCCATCTGTGACGACGGTCCCGGCATCCCGGCCGACGAGCGCGAGGACGTGCTCCAGTCGGGCTACACCACCAGCAGCGAGGGGTCGGGACTCGGACTCGGTATCGTCGCCCGCATCGCTGAGGCGCACGGCTGGGGTGTCTCGCTGTCCGAGAGCGAGGCCGGCGGCCTCTGCGTCGAACTGTCGGGGATGGCCCTCGCCGACTGA
- a CDS encoding Rieske (2Fe-2S) protein: protein MERITTTDEVPEQGSFLFTVTESDGREEEVILIRDSEEEIAAWKNFCQHEIDQRLDRGNGAATRDGGVICPKHGSIFDGSTGYCDNGKAAGSTLAEVAITVNRDDVYLTDDDLTFEHVGGISDDDMPGSSSHLGF, encoded by the coding sequence ATGGAACGCATCACGACGACCGACGAGGTGCCCGAACAGGGGTCGTTCCTCTTTACCGTCACCGAGTCCGACGGCCGCGAGGAGGAGGTCATCCTCATCCGCGACAGCGAAGAGGAGATCGCGGCGTGGAAGAACTTCTGTCAACACGAAATCGACCAGCGGCTCGACCGCGGCAACGGTGCAGCCACCCGCGACGGCGGCGTCATCTGTCCGAAACACGGCTCCATCTTCGACGGGTCGACCGGCTACTGCGACAACGGGAAAGCCGCCGGTTCGACACTCGCCGAGGTCGCCATCACGGTCAACCGGGATGACGTGTATCTCACCGACGACGACCTCACGTTCGAACACGTCGGCGGCATCAGCGACGACGACATGCCCGGGTCGAGTTCGCATCTCGGCTTCTGA